The following proteins are encoded in a genomic region of Porphyrobacter sp. CACIAM 03H1:
- a CDS encoding MerR family transcriptional regulator — protein MKIGELASATATKVETVRYYEKIGLLPPPSRTSANYRAYGNDHLARLSFIRRARDLGFTLEAVRELLTLSDDKAQSCDAVDGIARVHLAEIDRKVTDLTALRGELDRIIGSCRHGTVAECKIIETLAPRGN, from the coding sequence ATGAAGATTGGCGAACTTGCGAGCGCCACTGCGACGAAGGTCGAGACGGTGCGCTATTATGAAAAGATCGGGCTGCTGCCGCCGCCCTCACGGACAAGTGCCAATTACCGCGCCTATGGGAATGATCATCTTGCGCGCCTGTCGTTCATCCGTCGCGCCCGCGATCTCGGTTTTACGCTCGAAGCGGTCCGCGAGCTGCTCACGCTGTCGGACGACAAGGCCCAATCCTGCGATGCGGTTGATGGGATTGCGCGCGTCCACCTTGCCGAAATCGACCGCAAGGTTACCGATCTGACCGCGCTTCGTGGGGAGCTTGATCGGATCATCGGATCCTGCCGTCACGGGACGGTGGCCGAATGCAAGATCATCGAAACCTTGGCCCCGCGCGGAAATTAG
- a CDS encoding MauE/DoxX family redox-associated membrane protein translates to MPKPTKTAVLHRMVMQNHTCPYGLKSKHLLKTRGYSVDDRHLTTREQTDAFKAEYGVATTPQTFIDGKRIGGHDDLRRYFGIKVPVPGATSYRPVIALFAMTAAMAMAAGIAVDGTAFSIRVAEWFIAFSMCVLAMLKLQNVDKFATMFLNYDLLAKRWVPYATLYPFAEGLAGVLMVSGQLHWLSIPVALFIGTIGAISVFKAVYIDKRELKCACVGGDSNVPLGFVSLTENLMMMAMAIWMLSRAIG, encoded by the coding sequence ATGCCCAAGCCTACAAAAACCGCCGTGCTTCACCGCATGGTCATGCAAAACCACACTTGCCCTTACGGCCTGAAGTCAAAGCATCTGCTCAAAACGCGAGGTTACTCCGTCGATGATCGGCACCTCACCACGCGCGAACAGACTGACGCGTTCAAGGCTGAATACGGCGTTGCAACCACCCCACAGACCTTCATCGATGGCAAGCGGATCGGAGGGCATGACGACCTGCGGCGCTACTTCGGGATCAAGGTCCCTGTTCCCGGCGCGACCAGCTATCGCCCGGTAATTGCGCTCTTCGCCATGACAGCAGCCATGGCGATGGCCGCTGGCATCGCGGTTGATGGCACAGCCTTCAGCATTCGCGTTGCCGAGTGGTTTATCGCGTTTAGCATGTGCGTGCTTGCGATGCTCAAACTTCAGAATGTCGACAAGTTCGCGACCATGTTCCTCAATTACGACCTGTTGGCGAAGCGCTGGGTCCCTTATGCGACCCTCTATCCCTTCGCTGAAGGCTTGGCCGGTGTCCTGATGGTTTCAGGCCAGCTGCATTGGCTCTCGATACCCGTGGCGCTATTCATTGGGACGATCGGTGCAATTTCGGTCTTCAAGGCAGTCTACATCGACAAGCGCGAACTCAAATGCGCTTGCGTCGGTGGCGACAGCAATGTCCCGCTAGGCTTCGTCTCGTTGACTGAAAATCTAATGATGATGGCAATGGCAATCTGGATGTTATCCAGAGCCATTGGCTAA
- a CDS encoding MerR family transcriptional regulator has translation MKIGEFARAGGVNVETIRYYQRRGLVAQPERHEGPRRYTRGDLARLQSIRSAQTAGFTLEEIATLLSLDSGDRAAAQDLARVRIAALDEKIATLQTMRGALVRLAEDCAAGKSGPCPIIDAFSFELQR, from the coding sequence ATGAAGATCGGTGAATTTGCCCGTGCAGGCGGGGTCAACGTCGAGACGATCCGTTATTATCAGCGGCGCGGATTGGTGGCCCAGCCTGAGCGCCACGAGGGTCCGCGCCGCTACACGCGCGGCGATCTGGCACGCTTGCAATCGATCCGCTCGGCGCAGACCGCCGGGTTCACACTTGAAGAGATCGCCACGCTGCTCTCCCTCGATTCTGGCGACCGAGCGGCGGCGCAGGACCTTGCACGCGTTCGGATCGCGGCGCTTGATGAGAAAATTGCCACTTTGCAAACCATGCGCGGTGCGCTCGTCCGGCTCGCCGAGGACTGCGCTGCGGGGAAATCTGGGCCCTGTCCGATCATCGATGCCTTCAGTTTTGAGCTGCAACGATAA
- a CDS encoding efflux RND transporter periplasmic adaptor subunit, protein MAYKLDQRTMPLLAGAAVIALAGGGAGYLLRGDTAQTGNATHAEEEESGGDADEATVSAGASEGTIAVSDAQIQAAGIAVAVVQEGLAGGEVTAAGVLVPPTQSVGHVTARTSGVVVRILRQLGDRVGVGDPLAVIDSREVAEAQGAAARARRAAEAARTVLVREESLFRQRVTARQDYEAAQAAYDAARIEAQQADQALRALGAGSGGGTTRLMTLRSPVAGEVTSVTVTPGEYVPPERELFQVADPRTVWAELMIPARDIQRVVIGQTITLSVQGSDHPHTGRIRFLSPAVDPATGAAKAIATIDNTDGDLRVGQNVSARVATPGVDGARVPVVPRSAIQETEGRSVVFVRTQRGFVMRPVTIGLGSDAAVPVLSGLRVGERVATVNAFVLKAELGKAEAEHDH, encoded by the coding sequence ATGGCCTACAAACTCGATCAAAGGACAATGCCACTTCTCGCAGGCGCTGCGGTGATTGCGCTGGCTGGTGGCGGCGCTGGGTATCTCTTGAGGGGTGATACCGCACAGACTGGGAATGCCACGCACGCTGAAGAGGAAGAAAGCGGTGGAGACGCCGATGAAGCGACTGTTTCAGCCGGAGCCTCGGAGGGAACAATTGCGGTCAGTGATGCGCAGATACAAGCAGCGGGGATTGCTGTTGCCGTAGTACAGGAGGGCCTTGCCGGCGGCGAGGTGACGGCAGCGGGCGTTCTGGTTCCGCCCACCCAATCGGTTGGGCATGTCACGGCACGGACCTCCGGTGTTGTGGTGCGCATCCTGCGTCAGCTTGGCGACCGGGTTGGTGTCGGGGATCCTCTTGCAGTGATCGACAGCCGTGAAGTGGCTGAAGCACAAGGTGCCGCAGCGCGCGCACGCCGCGCGGCCGAAGCCGCGCGCACTGTACTTGTCCGGGAGGAAAGTCTGTTCCGCCAGCGTGTGACTGCCCGGCAGGACTATGAAGCCGCGCAGGCGGCCTATGACGCTGCGCGCATCGAAGCGCAGCAGGCCGATCAGGCATTGCGAGCATTGGGCGCCGGCAGTGGCGGCGGGACGACGCGCCTCATGACGCTGCGCTCGCCGGTTGCAGGCGAGGTAACGTCGGTAACGGTGACCCCGGGCGAATATGTTCCGCCGGAGCGCGAGCTGTTTCAGGTCGCCGATCCACGGACGGTATGGGCAGAGCTGATGATCCCAGCGCGCGACATCCAGCGGGTTGTGATCGGTCAGACCATCACGCTTTCCGTCCAGGGGAGCGATCATCCCCATACCGGTCGCATACGGTTCCTGTCGCCTGCCGTCGATCCGGCGACCGGCGCGGCCAAGGCGATCGCGACTATCGACAACACCGACGGTGACTTGCGCGTCGGACAGAATGTCAGCGCGAGGGTTGCTACTCCGGGCGTTGACGGCGCGCGCGTACCAGTCGTGCCGCGCAGCGCGATCCAGGAGACCGAGGGGCGCAGTGTCGTGTTCGTGCGGACCCAGCGCGGGTTTGTCATGCGTCCGGTGACGATCGGGTTAGGTAGCGATGCAGCGGTTCCGGTCCTTTCCGGCCTGCGCGTCGGCGAGCGCGTGGCAACCGTCAACGCCTTCGTCCTCAAAGCGGAACTCGGCAAGGCCGAGGCCGAACATGATCACTGA
- a CDS encoding efflux RND transporter permease subunit, which yields MLEKILAFAVERRVLVVMLTVFAAIYGATQLANLPVDAVPDITNRQVQINAVAPSLGPTEMERQVSYPIETAMAGMPGLVETRSISRNGFAQVTVIFTDDTDLYFARQQVGERLTQAAGTLPPGVDPQIGPVSTGLGEVLMWTVDFEHPDGRGAPRARAGQPGWQTDGSYLTPEGQRLTTPEERLTYLRTVQDWIIRPQMRQVANVAGVDAIGGFVKQYEVAPDTVRLAAAGLSMADLVEALERGNVSSGAGVVERSGEGLVVRADARVSRGSEIANIVITQRGGAPVRVIDVATISSGREVRTGAASVNGHGAVVGTALMLAGGNSRTVAAESAKKLEEIGAALPTGIVVTPVLDRSVLVDATISTVAKNLTEGALLVIVVLFLLLGNFRAAIITALVIPLSMLLAAIGMVKGGVSGNLMSLGALDFGLIVDGAVIIVENCLRRLAERHHHEGRLLSLQERLHEVMVAAREMIRPSVFGQAIIILVYLPLLAFDGVEGKMFAPMAITVMLALAAAFILSLTFVPAMVALLVTGKVEEKEPRVLAATRSRYEPLLDKALARPWVAIGSGTAIFLVALLAFTSLGREFIPQLDEKNFALHAMRIPSTSVEQSASMQLQVEGVIAGFPEVATVFSKTGTAEVATDPMPGNVSDTFVILRPREEWADPSETKAALIARVEARLNTLLGNNYEFSQPIQMRFNELISGVRSDVAVKVYGDDFETLHATAQRVAAALRAVDGASDVKVEQTEGLPALVIDFDRAAIAAYGLSVGDVTDVVQIALGGREAGLVFEGDRRFDVVVRLPEGQRRDLDALAALPVALPTAEGTTRSVQLGQLVRFKVENGPNQVSRENGKRRVVVQANVRGRDLGSFVADAQQAVARDVQIPAGLWIDWGGQFENLERAQSRLSIVVPLVFAAIFALLYAALGSASRAAMVFSAVPLALSGGVLLLWLRGMPFSVSAAVGFIALSGVAVLNGLVMVSSILALRHNGKGVLESVREGALMRLRPVLMTALVASLGFVPMALASGTGAEVQRPIATVVIGGLISATLLTLVVLPALARLVLDREARRFPDDEPQALSPAIA from the coding sequence ATGCTTGAGAAAATTCTGGCCTTCGCCGTCGAGCGAAGAGTGCTGGTGGTCATGCTGACCGTCTTCGCAGCAATCTACGGGGCGACCCAGCTGGCAAATTTGCCGGTCGATGCCGTGCCCGACATCACCAACCGGCAGGTGCAGATCAATGCCGTCGCGCCCTCGCTGGGACCGACGGAGATGGAACGACAGGTCAGCTATCCGATCGAGACCGCAATGGCGGGCATGCCCGGCCTGGTCGAGACGCGGTCGATTTCCCGCAACGGCTTTGCACAGGTCACAGTGATCTTCACTGACGATACCGATCTCTACTTCGCCCGCCAGCAGGTGGGTGAGCGCTTGACGCAGGCAGCGGGGACACTTCCGCCCGGGGTTGACCCACAAATCGGACCTGTGTCGACCGGCCTTGGCGAAGTACTGATGTGGACGGTCGACTTTGAGCATCCCGACGGGCGCGGGGCTCCGCGCGCGCGGGCCGGGCAGCCGGGCTGGCAAACTGACGGCAGCTATCTGACACCTGAGGGACAGCGGTTGACGACGCCGGAGGAGCGCCTGACTTACCTGCGCACCGTACAGGACTGGATCATTCGCCCGCAGATGCGCCAGGTTGCCAATGTGGCGGGTGTCGACGCGATCGGCGGCTTCGTAAAGCAATATGAAGTCGCACCCGATACGGTGCGATTGGCCGCCGCCGGTCTGTCGATGGCCGATCTGGTCGAGGCCCTCGAACGCGGCAATGTGTCGAGCGGTGCGGGCGTGGTCGAGCGCAGCGGTGAAGGGCTGGTGGTGCGGGCAGATGCCCGGGTGTCACGCGGGTCGGAAATTGCCAATATCGTGATTACCCAACGGGGCGGGGCGCCGGTGCGGGTTATCGATGTGGCGACCATTTCATCGGGCCGCGAAGTTCGCACAGGTGCAGCCAGTGTCAATGGTCATGGCGCTGTGGTCGGCACCGCCCTGATGCTTGCAGGTGGCAACAGCCGCACGGTGGCAGCCGAATCCGCCAAGAAGCTCGAAGAGATCGGCGCAGCCCTCCCGACCGGCATTGTCGTGACGCCGGTGCTTGATCGTTCGGTGCTGGTGGATGCGACGATCAGCACGGTGGCCAAGAACCTGACCGAAGGTGCGCTCCTCGTCATTGTCGTCCTGTTTCTGCTGCTCGGTAATTTCCGGGCTGCCATCATCACCGCGCTAGTGATCCCGCTGTCGATGCTGCTGGCGGCGATTGGGATGGTCAAAGGGGGTGTTTCAGGCAATCTGATGAGCCTCGGCGCGCTCGATTTCGGGCTGATCGTCGATGGCGCGGTGATCATCGTCGAAAACTGCCTGCGCCGTCTGGCTGAGCGCCATCATCACGAAGGCAGGTTGCTCAGCTTGCAGGAGCGGCTGCACGAAGTGATGGTTGCAGCGCGCGAGATGATCCGTCCGTCGGTGTTCGGTCAGGCCATCATTATTCTGGTTTATCTGCCGCTGCTCGCGTTCGACGGGGTGGAAGGCAAGATGTTTGCGCCGATGGCGATCACCGTGATGCTGGCGCTCGCCGCAGCGTTCATCCTGTCGCTGACCTTCGTACCAGCTATGGTGGCGCTGCTCGTGACCGGCAAGGTCGAGGAGAAGGAGCCGCGTGTGCTGGCGGCAACGCGGAGCCGCTATGAGCCTTTGCTCGACAAAGCGCTCGCCCGGCCATGGGTGGCCATCGGCTCGGGAACGGCGATTTTCCTTGTCGCGCTCTTGGCCTTCACCAGCCTTGGGAGGGAGTTCATTCCGCAGCTCGACGAGAAGAATTTCGCGCTTCATGCGATGCGGATCCCGTCCACGAGTGTCGAGCAATCGGCCTCAATGCAGTTGCAGGTCGAGGGGGTGATTGCTGGCTTTCCGGAGGTCGCGACGGTCTTCTCGAAGACAGGCACAGCGGAAGTTGCGACTGACCCGATGCCCGGCAATGTGTCCGACACCTTCGTGATCTTGCGCCCACGTGAGGAGTGGGCCGATCCGTCAGAAACGAAGGCTGCTCTGATTGCCCGAGTGGAAGCCCGCCTGAACACGTTGCTCGGCAACAATTACGAGTTCAGCCAACCAATCCAGATGCGGTTCAACGAGCTGATTTCGGGCGTGCGATCAGATGTGGCGGTCAAAGTCTATGGCGATGATTTCGAGACATTGCATGCTACGGCGCAGCGGGTTGCAGCCGCGCTGCGTGCAGTCGATGGTGCTTCGGATGTCAAAGTCGAGCAGACCGAAGGACTGCCGGCGCTGGTGATCGATTTCGACCGGGCGGCGATTGCTGCCTATGGTCTGTCGGTCGGCGATGTGACCGACGTGGTACAGATCGCGCTCGGCGGCCGCGAAGCCGGGCTCGTCTTTGAAGGCGATCGGCGGTTTGATGTCGTGGTGCGCCTGCCCGAAGGGCAGCGACGTGATCTCGACGCATTGGCCGCGCTGCCGGTTGCGCTGCCGACTGCGGAGGGAACGACGCGCTCGGTACAACTCGGTCAACTCGTCCGGTTCAAAGTCGAAAATGGCCCCAATCAGGTGAGTCGCGAAAACGGCAAGCGGCGGGTTGTGGTTCAGGCCAATGTGCGCGGGCGAGACCTCGGATCCTTTGTCGCCGATGCGCAGCAGGCGGTCGCGCGCGATGTCCAGATTCCCGCCGGCCTCTGGATCGACTGGGGCGGACAGTTCGAGAATCTCGAGCGCGCGCAAAGCCGTCTCAGCATCGTGGTACCCCTCGTCTTCGCGGCTATCTTTGCGTTGCTGTACGCAGCGCTGGGATCGGCGAGCCGGGCGGCGATGGTCTTCTCGGCCGTGCCGCTGGCGCTGAGCGGCGGGGTGCTATTGCTGTGGCTGCGTGGCATGCCCTTTTCGGTCTCCGCAGCGGTTGGCTTCATTGCGCTGTCTGGCGTGGCGGTGCTCAACGGGCTGGTTATGGTGTCGAGCATCCTGGCGCTGCGTCACAACGGCAAGGGCGTGCTGGAGTCGGTGCGCGAAGGCGCGCTGATGCGCCTGCGGCCCGTGCTGATGACGGCATTGGTGGCCAGTCTCGGCTTCGTACCGATGGCTCTGGCAAGCGGCACAGGGGCGGAAGTGCAGCGACCGATCGCGACGGTGGTAATCGGCGGATTGATTTCGGCGACCCTGTTGACCTTGGTCGTCTTGCCCGCGCTCGCCCGGCTTGTGCTCGACCGGGAAGCAAGACGCTTTCCTGACGATGAGCCGCAGGCATTATCCCCCGCAATCGCATGA
- a CDS encoding TolC family protein, whose product MAAALATAHPALAEPITLGSALERALANSPRIAAAQARVAAAEGRARQAGVAPNPEVSLEVEDFAGNGPFRSFDSAQTTLALSQRLEVGGQRSARRAVAAGERDVAALSLLRERVDLRREVEVAFAELSAATDRATLARDNAVQAASLANTARILVEAGRDPPLRQLRAEAALADARAAELEAFSAMLAARRILATLIASDDAELTPSQGTETGAAAEPMGRNEPGFASIDERLADAEQRVAAARIALAQSAATPDVTVSGGLRRFSDGRDTAFVVGVSIPIPIRDRNRGGIEAARADATAAEFELERVRADARRDRAQARMLVEAADARLEALEGPGLAQAEEALRLAQIGYSAGRFSLLELLDAQTALTSARRAIIDARLDRARALAALNRAFAREEI is encoded by the coding sequence ATGGCTGCGGCGCTGGCTACCGCCCATCCGGCGTTGGCTGAACCTATTACGCTTGGCAGCGCGCTCGAGCGCGCGCTTGCCAACTCCCCTAGAATAGCTGCGGCTCAAGCGCGTGTCGCTGCCGCAGAGGGCCGAGCACGGCAGGCGGGGGTGGCGCCCAATCCGGAGGTCAGTCTTGAGGTCGAGGACTTTGCCGGCAACGGCCCTTTTCGGTCCTTCGATAGTGCGCAGACAACGCTGGCGCTGAGCCAACGGCTTGAAGTTGGCGGTCAGCGCAGTGCGCGGCGGGCGGTTGCAGCGGGCGAGCGCGATGTTGCCGCTCTGTCATTGCTCCGCGAGCGGGTAGATTTGCGCCGTGAGGTAGAAGTGGCGTTCGCCGAGCTGTCTGCGGCGACCGACCGGGCGACGCTCGCGCGCGACAATGCAGTGCAGGCAGCCTCGCTGGCTAACACAGCCCGGATACTGGTTGAAGCGGGTCGCGATCCACCGCTCAGGCAATTGCGAGCCGAGGCCGCTCTTGCGGACGCTCGGGCGGCCGAACTGGAAGCCTTCAGTGCGATGCTGGCGGCGCGGCGCATCCTCGCGACGCTGATTGCGTCGGACGATGCGGAGTTGACTCCTTCGCAGGGCACCGAGACAGGTGCGGCCGCCGAGCCGATGGGCCGCAACGAGCCTGGCTTTGCGAGTATCGACGAACGGCTCGCCGATGCCGAGCAGCGTGTAGCGGCGGCACGAATTGCACTGGCCCAGTCTGCGGCTACCCCCGATGTTACCGTGAGCGGAGGGCTACGCCGGTTCAGTGATGGTCGCGATACGGCCTTTGTCGTTGGCGTGTCGATCCCCATTCCGATCCGCGATCGCAATCGCGGCGGCATTGAAGCTGCCCGTGCCGATGCGACCGCTGCGGAGTTTGAACTGGAGCGAGTGCGCGCCGATGCGCGTAGGGATCGGGCACAGGCCCGCATGCTCGTGGAAGCGGCTGACGCCCGGCTTGAGGCCCTTGAAGGACCGGGTCTTGCCCAGGCCGAGGAAGCGCTTCGGCTCGCGCAGATTGGCTACAGCGCGGGGCGCTTTTCACTGCTCGAACTGCTCGATGCTCAGACAGCGCTCACTTCGGCCCGGCGGGCCATAATCGACGCTCGCCTGGATCGTGCGCGCGCACTTGCCGCGCTCAACCGCGCCTTTGCGCGCGAGGAGATTTAA
- a CDS encoding methyltransferase family protein — translation MEFLQIVPFVAMVAIITATIVRGVAIRRRTGDHAFAFLSAKGAQRASGLAFAVSGAALIIASGIGARAGPRDLSWLAAILATLGGGAVIVAQIQMGRAWRIGVRQGDAPEFVSHGLFRYSRNPIFLAMMLVGFSAAMVSAFWWAWVSWATFVVACIAQVRIEEAHLSASFGAQYHEFKARVPRWLGKGGAE, via the coding sequence ATGGAATTTCTTCAAATAGTACCTTTCGTTGCGATGGTCGCGATAATCACTGCGACAATCGTTCGCGGTGTCGCCATCCGGCGACGTACTGGCGACCACGCATTCGCCTTTCTGTCGGCGAAAGGGGCTCAGCGAGCTTCGGGACTTGCATTCGCGGTCAGTGGTGCGGCCCTGATTATTGCAAGTGGCATCGGCGCACGAGCTGGGCCCCGCGACTTGTCATGGTTGGCGGCTATACTTGCCACTTTAGGTGGTGGCGCCGTGATCGTGGCGCAAATCCAGATGGGCCGCGCATGGCGTATCGGCGTTCGTCAGGGAGATGCACCGGAGTTCGTGTCCCACGGGCTCTTCCGATACAGTAGGAACCCGATCTTCCTTGCGATGATGCTCGTCGGGTTCTCGGCCGCGATGGTGTCTGCATTTTGGTGGGCCTGGGTGTCATGGGCGACGTTTGTCGTCGCCTGCATCGCCCAAGTCAGGATCGAGGAAGCCCATCTTTCAGCAAGTTTTGGTGCCCAATACCACGAGTTCAAAGCGCGTGTACCGCGTTGGCTTGGTAAGGGAGGAGCGGAATGA
- a CDS encoding periplasmic heavy metal sensor yields the protein MNQRRIVLAAGLIIALALVGVWLGRMLQPAPHHGGAELHALIHDELDLDPAQEKELTALERQFAARREALEERLRSSNALLGEAIAAEHEYGPRVSAAIDETHDAMGDLQKATLEHVFAMRAILRPDQQSRFDAVVSKSLAAQPQ from the coding sequence ATGAACCAGCGTCGCATCGTTTTGGCGGCGGGGCTGATCATTGCGCTTGCGCTGGTAGGGGTATGGCTCGGAAGAATGCTTCAACCCGCACCGCACCATGGTGGGGCTGAACTCCACGCCCTGATTCATGATGAGCTTGACCTCGACCCGGCGCAGGAAAAAGAACTGACTGCATTGGAGCGCCAGTTCGCTGCGCGGCGCGAAGCGCTCGAAGAACGGCTCAGGAGCAGCAACGCGCTGCTCGGCGAAGCCATTGCTGCCGAGCACGAATACGGTCCCCGCGTGTCGGCCGCGATCGACGAGACGCATGACGCGATGGGGGATCTCCAAAAAGCAACACTCGAACACGTTTTCGCGATGCGCGCCATTCTGCGCCCCGATCAGCAATCACGGTTCGATGCGGTGGTCAGCAAGAGCCTCGCTGCTCAGCCGCAGTGA
- a CDS encoding cation transporter, producing the protein MADDCCKAACGTAATLNDPRWRRALWIALGVNAGMFAVEMGAGAAADSRALQADALDFLSDAANYAISLLVAGMALTWRARAALAKGITLIGLGGWVTITAVLAALEGAAPEPELMGVIGLLGLAANAGVAIMLYSFRTGDANMRSVWICSRNDAIGNVAVMLAAIGVFGTGSVWPDLIVASAMAWLALTGGMQILRQAMSELKSAPAWQEQA; encoded by the coding sequence ATGGCTGATGATTGCTGCAAGGCCGCGTGCGGAACGGCGGCCACGTTGAATGACCCGCGCTGGCGAAGGGCTTTGTGGATCGCGCTCGGCGTGAACGCCGGCATGTTCGCGGTGGAAATGGGAGCAGGGGCCGCTGCTGACAGCCGCGCGTTACAGGCTGATGCACTCGATTTTCTAAGCGATGCCGCCAACTACGCGATCAGCCTGCTTGTCGCCGGAATGGCGTTGACATGGCGCGCGCGGGCGGCGCTGGCCAAGGGGATCACCCTCATCGGACTGGGCGGTTGGGTCACGATCACCGCGGTTCTGGCGGCGCTTGAGGGCGCTGCACCCGAACCTGAACTGATGGGAGTCATCGGACTGCTCGGGCTCGCAGCCAATGCTGGCGTCGCCATCATGCTCTACAGCTTTCGTACTGGCGATGCGAACATGCGCTCGGTGTGGATTTGCTCGCGCAACGACGCCATCGGCAACGTTGCCGTGATGCTTGCTGCCATCGGTGTATTCGGAACTGGCAGTGTATGGCCTGACCTGATCGTCGCCTCCGCAATGGCGTGGTTGGCGTTAACTGGGGGCATGCAGATTCTTCGACAGGCGATGAGCGAATTGAAGTCTGCGCCTGCTTGGCAGGAACAGGCCTGA
- a CDS encoding RNA polymerase sigma factor gives MTADDPDAALVRRSLAGHADAQRELVERYRETVYRLARSATGDPDEALDITQEAFIAAFGALNRFDPGRSFKAWISAITLNKCRDWARRRAVRRFIGLPMSEQAAQWIADDAPSAQTLAADRAELAATARAIAKLPARLKDVLILCTVEGLSQQETATTLGISVKAVETRLGRARKKLQETLRGEGLARV, from the coding sequence GTGACCGCTGACGATCCGGATGCGGCGCTCGTCCGCAGATCTCTGGCTGGCCATGCCGATGCGCAGCGGGAGCTTGTGGAGCGCTACCGCGAGACAGTGTACCGGCTTGCGCGCTCAGCGACGGGTGATCCGGATGAAGCCTTGGACATTACGCAGGAGGCTTTCATAGCCGCATTCGGCGCGCTGAACCGCTTCGACCCCGGACGATCGTTCAAGGCCTGGATCAGCGCCATCACGCTCAACAAATGCCGGGACTGGGCCCGTCGGCGCGCCGTCAGGCGCTTCATAGGCCTGCCCATGTCCGAACAGGCTGCGCAATGGATTGCCGATGATGCACCCTCGGCACAAACGCTTGCCGCAGACCGCGCCGAGCTCGCCGCGACCGCCCGCGCGATCGCCAAGCTTCCAGCACGTCTCAAAGATGTCCTGATCCTTTGCACAGTCGAAGGGCTAAGCCAGCAGGAGACCGCAACGACACTGGGCATCAGCGTAAAGGCGGTCGAGACACGTCTTGGGAGGGCGCGGAAAAAACTTCAGGAAACTTTGAGGGGTGAAGGCCTTGCGCGCGTATAA
- a CDS encoding DUF3703 domain-containing protein — MKFAAMRLIEQEMTAYRLARSRGEYDMAWCHLERAHILSQPYLRQHLANHRAMLAFAFRQRDWSEALGQIFRLILAPIGALTGKLPIGNTGRSTVSAFQPMPIPPDLLELLQDGMGE, encoded by the coding sequence ATGAAGTTCGCTGCAATGAGGCTCATTGAGCAGGAGATGACAGCTTATCGCTTGGCGCGCAGCCGTGGCGAGTACGATATGGCATGGTGCCACCTCGAGCGGGCGCACATCCTGTCCCAGCCCTACCTAAGGCAGCATCTGGCCAATCACCGCGCAATGCTGGCCTTTGCCTTCCGGCAACGCGATTGGAGCGAAGCACTTGGCCAGATCTTCCGACTCATTCTGGCGCCGATCGGCGCGCTGACGGGAAAGTTGCCGATCGGAAATACCGGGCGGTCGACTGTGAGCGCCTTTCAGCCAATGCCAATTCCGCCTGATCTTCTGGAGCTCTTGCAAGACGGGATGGGCGAATGA